A window from Leifsonia shinshuensis encodes these proteins:
- a CDS encoding Rne/Rng family ribonuclease, with the protein MVDNENIDNTDNNETETGGRKRKGLFGTRRVVRKASPAFGDAPAESASDSAASSSEQAAAQTPAEDVEQAPEAAERAPEAAAPVETEAPVAADTPAADAVSGAAAPVVAHEPPALPEKHGEDDPPLVAAAAPGLPPTTLLFQAPDILPLPPLPDADEEPASGVRRRSRRRAGETGREGANDPANTVVKVRTPREPELITEPQKVKGSTRLEAKKQRRRDGRDAGRRRPVITEAEFLARRESVDRQMIVRSKGGRIQIGVLEDKVLVEHYVARSQEASLIGNVYLGRVQNVLPSMEAAFVDIGRGRNAVLYSGEVDWDAVETGNQPRRIELALKAGDRVLVQVTKDPVGHKGARLTSQISLPGRYLVYVPNGSMNGISRKLPDTERSRLKKILKEVLPESAGVIVRTAAEGATEEQLTLDVNRLTAQWADISSRVETQQAPALLHSEPDLLIKIIRDVFNEDFQKLVIAGDDARQTIENYLRQVAPDLLDRVEAYTGERDAFDEFRITEQIEKALERKVWLPSGGSLVIDRTEAMTVVDVNTGKFVGSGGNLEETVTKNNLEAAEEIVRQLRLRDIGGIIVVDFIDMVLESNRDLVLRRLVECLSRDRTKHQVAEVTSLGLVQMTRKKLGLGLLETFSEACEVCAGRGVIVHHDPVVKHRQPQQQPQNERRRGRGGNGGGNGGANGAPAANGHSGTHAITDDAKNALAQIAASTIHHHEDGTKPSEPGEVSEVTIAEVTVTEVTATKKRRRKGKGDRQRPAAEQADGAGAETQQGGEQSGDPRASDDDTQVAVEVEVAELDVTEIDVETGEADEADEAAVPLIELPEPAPTHTPVRRSPEETEHLLDSVLDALPQPKEPGQGRSRSRRASTAVIAGGEKLPTSD; encoded by the coding sequence ATGGTGGATAACGAGAATATCGACAACACGGACAACAACGAGACGGAGACAGGAGGACGGAAGCGCAAAGGGCTCTTCGGCACGCGACGCGTGGTGAGGAAGGCCTCGCCGGCGTTCGGTGACGCACCGGCCGAATCCGCTTCCGACTCTGCCGCTTCTTCTTCCGAGCAGGCCGCAGCCCAGACGCCGGCCGAGGACGTCGAGCAGGCGCCCGAGGCCGCTGAGCGGGCGCCCGAGGCCGCGGCCCCGGTGGAGACCGAAGCGCCCGTCGCCGCGGACACCCCGGCAGCCGACGCAGTGAGCGGCGCCGCCGCGCCCGTCGTGGCGCACGAGCCCCCGGCCCTGCCGGAGAAGCACGGCGAGGACGATCCGCCGCTCGTCGCCGCGGCCGCCCCCGGCCTGCCGCCGACCACCCTGCTCTTCCAGGCGCCCGACATCCTCCCGCTGCCGCCGCTGCCCGACGCCGACGAGGAGCCGGCCAGCGGGGTCCGCCGCCGCTCCCGCCGTCGCGCGGGCGAGACCGGGCGCGAGGGCGCGAACGACCCCGCGAACACCGTCGTCAAGGTCCGCACCCCGCGCGAGCCGGAGCTGATCACCGAGCCGCAGAAGGTCAAGGGCTCCACGCGGCTCGAGGCCAAGAAGCAGCGCCGCCGCGACGGCCGCGACGCCGGGCGCCGCCGTCCGGTCATCACCGAGGCCGAGTTCCTCGCGCGCCGCGAGTCCGTGGACCGCCAGATGATCGTGCGCTCGAAGGGCGGCCGTATCCAGATCGGCGTGCTGGAGGACAAGGTGCTCGTCGAGCACTACGTCGCCCGCTCGCAGGAGGCGTCGCTCATCGGCAACGTGTACCTGGGTCGCGTGCAGAACGTCCTCCCCAGCATGGAGGCCGCCTTCGTCGACATCGGCCGCGGCCGCAACGCCGTGCTGTACTCCGGCGAGGTCGACTGGGATGCGGTGGAGACCGGCAACCAGCCGCGCCGCATCGAGCTGGCCCTCAAGGCGGGCGACCGCGTCCTGGTGCAGGTCACCAAGGACCCGGTCGGCCACAAGGGTGCGCGCCTCACCAGCCAGATCTCGCTGCCGGGCCGTTACCTCGTGTACGTGCCCAACGGCTCCATGAACGGCATCAGCCGCAAGCTGCCGGACACCGAGCGGTCGCGGCTCAAGAAGATCCTCAAGGAGGTGCTCCCGGAGAGCGCCGGCGTGATCGTGCGTACGGCCGCCGAGGGAGCCACGGAGGAGCAGCTGACGCTCGACGTCAACCGTCTCACCGCGCAGTGGGCCGACATCAGCTCGCGCGTCGAGACGCAGCAGGCGCCCGCGCTCCTGCACAGCGAGCCCGACCTCCTGATCAAGATCATCCGCGACGTCTTCAACGAGGACTTCCAGAAGCTCGTCATCGCGGGCGACGACGCGCGCCAGACGATCGAGAACTACCTCCGCCAGGTCGCCCCCGACCTGCTCGACCGCGTCGAGGCCTACACCGGCGAGCGGGACGCCTTCGACGAGTTCCGCATCACGGAGCAGATCGAGAAGGCGCTCGAGCGCAAGGTCTGGCTGCCCTCGGGCGGTTCGCTCGTCATCGACCGCACCGAGGCGATGACGGTCGTGGACGTCAACACCGGCAAGTTCGTCGGCTCGGGCGGCAACCTCGAGGAGACCGTCACCAAGAACAACCTCGAGGCGGCCGAGGAGATCGTCCGCCAGCTGCGCCTGCGCGACATCGGCGGCATCATCGTCGTCGACTTCATCGACATGGTGCTGGAGTCGAACCGCGACCTCGTGCTCCGCCGCCTGGTCGAGTGCCTGAGCCGCGACCGGACGAAGCACCAGGTCGCCGAGGTCACCTCGCTCGGTCTCGTGCAGATGACCCGCAAGAAGCTGGGCCTCGGCCTGCTCGAGACGTTCAGCGAGGCGTGCGAGGTCTGCGCGGGCCGCGGCGTCATCGTGCACCACGACCCGGTGGTCAAGCACCGCCAGCCGCAGCAGCAGCCGCAGAACGAGCGCCGTCGCGGCCGCGGCGGAAACGGCGGCGGCAACGGGGGAGCGAACGGCGCCCCCGCCGCCAACGGCCACAGCGGCACCCACGCCATCACCGACGACGCAAAGAACGCGCTCGCGCAGATCGCCGCGTCGACCATCCACCACCACGAGGACGGCACGAAGCCCTCGGAGCCCGGCGAGGTCTCCGAGGTCACCATCGCCGAGGTGACGGTGACCGAGGTCACGGCCACCAAGAAGCGCCGCCGCAAGGGCAAGGGCGACCGGCAGCGTCCGGCCGCCGAGCAGGCCGACGGCGCCGGAGCCGAGACGCAGCAGGGCGGCGAGCAGTCCGGCGACCCGCGCGCCTCGGACGACGACACGCAGGTCGCGGTCGAGGTCGAGGTCGCCGAGCTGGACGTGACGGAGATCGACGTCGAGACCGGCGAGGC